The Scomber japonicus isolate fScoJap1 chromosome 12, fScoJap1.pri, whole genome shotgun sequence sequence GTCTGGCATTGACTTCCGTATAAATGTATTTGTCGTAAtgagaaggtccgggactggaatctgtcatctgaCGTCTACAGGCCTGTATTACCTGTGAGAGCAGAAAGCACAGACacctccggggaagaagtttaggttattgaatgcattaatagaacatgaatgttaatggatatagatggatggatagagagagagagagagggaggaggagagaggagcttagtgcatcatgggggtcccccggcaatctcagcctatggcagcataaatTAAGAGCTCAAAGCCCTCGCctgccctaactataagctttatcaaaaaggaacgTTTTAAACCTACTCTTAAATATAGGGAGGGTGTCtaccccccggaccaaatctggaagatggttccacaggagaggagcctgataattgaaggctctgcctcctgttctacttttagagatactaaaaaccacaaataggcctgcatgctgggagcacagtgttctcgAGGTACATAAAgtatatgatggagcctgatcattaagaCCTTTGACAGTCAAAAGGATCTTAAATTATATTctagattttacaggaagctaaaacgggagtaatatgatctctctttctcgtctttgtcagaacacgagcagctgcattctggaccagttgAAGtgtttagagacttgttaggactgCCTGataattaaattacaataatCCAGTAACAAAAGTGTGAGCTactttttcagcatcattttgagacaatGTGCTTTATGTGTGAAGTGAAATATAAATCCAGATCAAATTTAACTACAGTGGTGCTGGATGtcattagataatgtgtttctaaggtgtttgAGACCAAGCACATTAacttttttctgagtttagtaGCAGGAAGTTGCACATAATCCAATTTACTATTTAATTATGCCATTGGTCACCTTATTTCTAAATTCCTTTAATTTATTAATGGCACAGCACATTTCCCCCCAATCATttacatgcacataaacacaaggGTTAGACACAGAAGGTTGACATTGTGACTATTTGACAGATTTTACAGCTGCTTATTTTGTTGTTACTTACATATCAAAGTgtaatttaaagttttaaaaaaaaattgttctTTAATGTCAGAAGCTGCTGCCTGGACTTCAGCCTGATTAGATCCATGTGGCCTCATCATCAAAACACTTTAGTCTGTCATGGTGTAGCCTGTTGACTACGTGCTGAGTCATACACCGTTTTTACAGTGGTATTTTTGACTATCTAGACATGAAAACAGGTTCACTTGAAAATGTAGTATTGCAGCATCGACACCTTGTGGCGCAGCCTTTTTTAGGTCGGTGGACACCGGTGGGGAATTAAGTCCGCCGCTCCTTTATTTTCCACTGGTCCTCGTTACTGTGGTCAGTAACACATGCAATACTCCCctcccaaaaacaaaaacactaaaattGTTATACTACAATGTAATATATAGTTTAAAAAAGGAGGTCATTATTCTGTCGAGGCTTCCATTGGTCTTTATAAGTAGACACAAAATCTCTTATTAAGCGTGGACACAAACCGTTTCATGAGGCCATCAGACAAACAAATCGATAATATGGACATTTAACAGAGGAAAAAGGCTCTTAGTTGAAGGTGTGGGTGGTCCTGAAAAGGACCTTTGAGTTGTTGGTACAAACAGCACTTGTTTACTTGGAGCTGGTGTACTTGGTGACGGCCTTAGTGCCCTCAGACACGGCGTGTTTGGCCAGCTCACCGGGCAGCAGCAGGCGGACAGCGGTCTGGATCTCCCTGGAGGTGATGGTGGAGCGCTTGTTGTAGTGAGCAAGGCGGGAAGCCTCACCAGCAATACGCTCAAAGATGTCTCCAACAAAGGAGTTCATGATGCCCATGGCCTTGGAGGAGATACCGGTATCAGGGTGAACCTGCTTCAGTACCTTGTACACGTAGATGGCATAGctctccttccttgtctttctcttcttcttgccGGTCTTGGTGGCCTTAGACACGGCCTTCTTGGAGCCTTTCTTGGGTGCTTTGACTGGATCGGGCATGGTTATCTTCGTAGATTTCCACAAACGAATAATTTCAACAGCTTCAACCAGCCTCTAAATGTTCATCTAATGCAAATTTCACTGCGCTGTTGCTCGATCAGGATTGGCTTTCTTATTAGTGAGACTGAGCATGCGCGATACAAGACACCGCCCCAACCTTTGAGAAACCAAGTGAGCGCCTTTTTACTTAAAGAGCGCCAACCTCATCTGAAGAGCATATactttttataatataatatgcagTTCAACAATCCATAACtatagataaataaacatattgtatttagatttaacattccACAACCTGACATGGTTTACTGATCTATGATAAAACATAAATACTTATGGAtagatttaatttaatcaatCTTTAATGGTGGTGCGTTTGTCtctgaaatatgtttaataaattATGTTGATATGAATTGTATTAACTTTGTCGTGCTGGATTCAGCTGACACATGAAGATCATGTTTCTCTGAGCTCTACAAAAACAATAATGGTGATTCCTGCACTCTTATAACAGGATGTCATGTCTCCTTTTATTGGAATAATTTGATTTCTAATATTTCCTGGATAAAGGTCTGGACTTActtaacacacaaatacatgttcAAGTAAAATGTTTCATATAAGATAATTAATCCTTCCAGATACTACCTTCTAATAATCAACTCTATTGACACTTCATGTGTTTTCTGTGAGCACTTTGATGAAAGTGCCTCTTTCATTTTAGAAATGCCATGATTTATCTCTATGGACTCTATCCATCATGCTCTCCACTGGTTCAGTAGTTCAATAGTGTGCTTTCTGTAACATGTCTTTATGAATCAGTCATTGTCACTCATGCCTTATAGTCCTGATGAACTCAACCTTGCAGGAAACAAAGCTTTAGTTCATGTTAAAGACAGGCGTGTTGTTCAATAAGTAACCTACCAACATTGCCATCAGGTTATTTTTCTATATTCATCTTTTATAGGTCAAATATACAGAGTAGCACTCAGTGGGCAGTCCTGCTTTACTTATCAGCTTCTAAGACTCCTTTAACATTAACAGATGTTTTATTCAAAACAGGCATTTGATCATAAATTAATATCTAGACTATTAACTTATTTCCTGATACTAAGTGTACAACTCTAGGAGGAGGTGGGTGGCCAGCGCTACTTTGTATCTCTTATGATTGTATCAAGATGCCATTGATGTTAACAGACACTTTATGTAGCCATAGGCATTATGTGCATAACATTTCTTCAAGACTTTTCTGATGTATCAAACCCTATGAACATATATCATGATATAATTTATGTAGAACACAGAACAGGACAACTCTTAGAGAAGGtgggtggctcttaaaagagcctttATGTTTGACTATTAGAGAGTCAGGATCAGATTTAACCTCCGAAACCGTACAGGGTGCGTCCCTGCCTCTTGAGAGCATAAACCACATCCATAGCGGTCACGGTCTTTCTCTTGGCGTGCTCGGTGTAGGTGACGGCATCACGGATGACATTCTCCAGGAAGACCTTCAACACACCGCGGGTCTCCTCGTAGATCAGACCGGAGATACGCTTGACACCACCGCGGCGAGCCAGACGGCGGATGGCGGGTTTGGTGATGCCCTGGATGTTATCACGGAGAACTTTACGGTGACGCTTGGCGCCTCCTTTTCCGagtccctttcctcccttgcctcTTCCACTCATGTTTACTGGTCTTCTTTTAACAAGTTAAAAGACGAATGTGAGATATGGAGTGCAGCTTCTCTATTTATAGCTTGTCTGCGGACCTAAAAGAGGACAGTTGGCGCGGATTTTGCTGGGCGGGATCAGATTCAGCAGATCCGCCCACGCAGTTACTCCAACGCAAAGTGATCTCcttttttggggtgtttttccctccattttATGTTATCGTATGAAATATGGCAGGTTAACCTGATAGCTAACATAGTGCTGTTAGTTGAAAAACAGATCCCTCAGCTGAAATGTTTGTATTGTTCTTGGTGCACATGTAAAGAAGCTGAATATGACACTGCTCTAATATAATACTTTATAATAAGCAGTTTTATGTGCTCACACGcgttacaatatattaaatataatgtagTTGTACTGTAGTGTGTTGTGAGCTTTTGTGTTAATAAAAGATACCAATAAATCagtaaacaatgaaaatatagttttaaacATATGCACAGAAGTTACAATGTGTGTCTTCTAAATGAAAAACtttcagaaaatgtatttttgaatgagaaggaaaataaatgttgagAGTCAGTAAATATAACCGTCATAAAATTACTATGATAGATGTgatggctaaaaaaaaaaaaaaaaaaaaaatcacctaaCTGACTGTGAGATGCAGTCAGTctgtaatataaacataatttgTAGTGCCACAACAAAAGATATAACTATTTTTGTAAATGGGAGATTTCAGTTTttgattttaatacatttgtaaaaacacatttttctgagtcagaaatctttcattttcacacagcaCAGAAGCCAACAGAGTTACAGATTGcacatatataaaatgtttaatttatttcatttaaaattcagTCACCATTCATCTCTGCACACTTCTGCTCATCTTTGTTAGAATGGCCTCAGACTATAAATCTCAAACCAGAGTTGTGCATTGTGGAATATAATAGCTGTGATATGATGGACAGCAGGATGGATGCAGGgaaacacatatacagtatataagatGCTGCCTGTAGTCACACAGTGTGTATGTCAATATAGACTCACAACAGAAATACAATACTTGAGTAGATAGTTGGTCAGAATCTCAGCCTATCTGTTTTATGTTGAAAGCGGCACATGTAGCGCTAaatgtccagcagggggcaacaGTGCAACTACAAAACTAAAGTCCATGAATACCTAACTCTGCTTTCATTAAAGCACATTACAGAGAGCTCAAAGCTGACTTCACTCCTTTTATTAAACATCATGACAGCTTTTTATCTTCAACTTGTGATCAGGAACCAGAACATGATTATcacaacaaatcaaatatgGCGATATAGCACCTGAACATGAATCCTATGCATAAAACAGATCAGCTGCTGCTGATGTTCAAATATGACTAAGTAGGTACAGTCAGAGCTGTTCATGTGCATTCAGCAGTTTTCAGGTTGTTAATACAGTTTGAAACTAGAGACTTTATGAAATCTGATACTAAAATTATAACTGTTGATGTTACAATATAAAGATTTGTCATTTGTCCTCTCCAGAGTGACTtgacatgaatattttaagaactcagctctggtcttgggctctgttTTTGAgtctgacagtaaaacgtccacttcaatAACATGCCTGCAGAGAAAAGAGCCAATGTGGCTGCAGAGGAAAAGCATATGACAATAGTCTGCACGGTTCAAGAGGTGCATGGACACTTGATTCAGATACTTGACTGACGGATGTGTATTTTTAGACTCAttgtttattatgtttttttttgtagttttcacAGTGTctgatgaaggaaaaaaagtacatacaattatattattaaagaGATAGTTAAATATACATATCACATTGTGTCCGTTTGTTCACAGAAGTCACAGCCTGTAACACTGATGCTGCATTCATGTCACATGGGAAAGATGGGAAAGAAGATTTCCGGGTTCACTAAAATTTACATCAGTTTTTGCACAGAGTCTTCCTGCGGGTCTCTTCTGTGAAGATGATTCTGAAGAAGGCAGACCACTATCCACACTTTAATAGCACACCACTCCTACAACAACTGTAACTAATACCACTGTACACTACAAAGTATAGAGATCAGTAACCATAAATTGTATACCAAATGATAGATGAAGACTATATCACACAGCAAGGACAAAGTGCAGACATTATCAATCAGTTAAGGAGGGAGCTGCACTGATGACACCATTAAAACAGATAGGTACAAAACACGTCCATTAAAGTGGTTGATGTCGTCTTTAACTTAGATGCACAAACATGAGAAAAGTGCAGCCAATGAGTAAAGTCTGTTAAATGACTCTTATTCagtgatttcatgttcagattaaTTTCATCCACACAACCaattagtttaaaaaacaatgtcagctatgtacaagcaAATAACAAAGTATCTCCCTTTTATCATGATAAagcttattaaaaaaaacacatttctttatacatttacaaattgatgagaac is a genomic window containing:
- the LOC128369462 gene encoding histone H2B 3-like; this encodes MPDPVKAPKKGSKKAVSKATKTGKKKRKTRKESYAIYVYKVLKQVHPDTGISSKAMGIMNSFVGDIFERIAGEASRLAHYNKRSTITSREIQTAVRLLLPGELAKHAVSEGTKAVTKYTSSK